One Anaerolineales bacterium DNA segment encodes these proteins:
- the recG gene encoding ATP-dependent DNA helicase RecG codes for MLRNEADMGYLDQCVQGGFANFSPTWNQNARKESVPDALIASVSDWLGAYHSRSTEERAAALQALAQELESAGGSADPAGAPRGADPAPVPASRGIPPVQDAEPSASAPQADRSSRTAPGPAPLTIRELQAPLRRLVGVGEKNLESFQRLGLNTIGDLLWYFPRRYMDYSMLKPINRLWYGETVTVLASVRDSSTRRTKRGTVTEVTVGDGSGSLLVTFFNQPWIESRLRKGQLLSLSGKIGQYLGRLTMTMPEWEFLDRQQVRTGGIVPVYSLTAGVNQNFLRRHIHNAVSRLASRLPDPLPGEILDEGHWMPLGQALHNIHFPSSWESQKNAKDRLGFEELLYLQLGILQQRRNWISGEARVYAKPPALEEFLSSLPYALTDAQQKAVREVLADLESGKPMNRLLEGDVGSGKTIVALAACLVVAIQGGQAAVLAPTGILAEQHHALIRSLAVREDKFLREEQVGLLLGSTPESEKREIRQNLASGRIGVIVGTHALLESPVEFARLDLAVIDEQHRFGVDQRAALRAKGTSPHLLVMTATPIPRSLALTIYGDLDLTLLDEMPPGRKPVTTRILLPGERERAYAFIAGQLRRGRQAFVICPRIEEGETGEAAAAVEEHKRLQESVFPEWKLGLLHGRMRSDDKDEVMRRFRFGELHILVSTSVVEVGVDIPNASVMMVEGANRFGLAQLHQFRGRVGRSRHASYCILVADSEDQTENERLRAMEETQDGFALAERDLEQRGPGEFFGTRQSGFADVDMARLLDVRLIERARDAAQKIFAQDPDLQSPEHRLMAERLAARWKPDSGEIS; via the coding sequence ATGCTTCGCAACGAAGCGGACATGGGGTATTTGGATCAATGCGTTCAGGGCGGCTTCGCCAATTTTTCCCCGACGTGGAACCAGAACGCCCGGAAGGAATCGGTCCCCGACGCCCTGATTGCAAGCGTATCGGATTGGTTGGGCGCTTATCACAGCCGGTCCACAGAGGAAAGAGCCGCCGCCCTGCAAGCCCTGGCGCAGGAATTGGAATCCGCAGGCGGGTCGGCGGATCCAGCCGGCGCCCCCCGGGGCGCGGATCCGGCTCCTGTTCCGGCTTCCCGCGGGATTCCGCCGGTCCAAGATGCGGAGCCTTCCGCCTCCGCCCCGCAGGCCGATCGTTCTTCGCGGACGGCGCCCGGGCCGGCTCCGCTGACGATTCGCGAACTGCAGGCCCCTCTCCGGCGGCTGGTGGGCGTCGGGGAGAAGAACTTGGAATCTTTTCAGCGGCTCGGCCTGAACACGATCGGCGATCTGCTGTGGTACTTCCCCCGGCGATACATGGACTACTCCATGCTGAAGCCGATCAACCGTCTTTGGTACGGCGAGACGGTCACCGTCCTCGCCTCCGTGCGCGATTCCTCCACCCGCCGCACCAAACGCGGCACCGTCACCGAAGTGACCGTCGGCGACGGCAGCGGCTCCCTGCTGGTGACCTTCTTCAACCAGCCGTGGATCGAATCCCGTCTGCGGAAGGGGCAGCTGCTCTCCCTCTCCGGAAAGATCGGCCAGTACCTCGGCCGGCTGACGATGACCATGCCGGAATGGGAATTCCTGGACCGCCAGCAGGTCCGCACCGGCGGGATCGTGCCCGTCTATTCGCTGACGGCCGGGGTTAATCAGAACTTTCTGCGCCGGCACATCCACAACGCCGTGTCGCGGCTGGCCTCGCGCCTGCCCGATCCGCTTCCCGGCGAGATCCTCGATGAAGGGCACTGGATGCCCCTCGGCCAAGCCCTGCATAACATCCATTTCCCGTCTTCGTGGGAGTCGCAAAAAAACGCCAAGGACCGGCTGGGGTTCGAGGAATTGCTTTATCTCCAGTTGGGAATCCTTCAACAGCGGCGGAATTGGATTTCCGGGGAGGCCCGGGTGTATGCCAAGCCGCCGGCGCTGGAGGAATTCCTCTCCTCCCTGCCCTACGCGCTGACCGACGCCCAGCAGAAAGCGGTCCGCGAAGTGCTCGCCGATTTGGAATCCGGAAAGCCGATGAACCGTCTGCTGGAGGGGGATGTGGGCTCCGGGAAGACGATCGTCGCCCTGGCCGCTTGTCTGGTGGTCGCTATCCAGGGCGGGCAGGCCGCAGTCCTCGCACCCACCGGCATCCTCGCCGAGCAGCACCATGCCTTGATCCGGTCGCTCGCGGTGCGGGAGGACAAATTCCTGCGCGAGGAGCAGGTCGGATTGCTGCTCGGCTCGACGCCCGAATCCGAAAAGCGGGAGATCCGCCAAAACCTGGCGTCCGGCCGGATCGGCGTGATCGTGGGAACGCATGCCCTGCTCGAGAGTCCGGTGGAATTCGCGCGGCTCGACTTGGCGGTGATCGACGAACAGCACCGTTTCGGAGTGGATCAGCGGGCCGCCCTGCGCGCCAAAGGGACCAGCCCCCACCTGCTGGTGATGACCGCCACCCCGATTCCCCGGTCGCTGGCGCTGACCATCTACGGCGACCTCGACCTCACGCTTCTCGACGAGATGCCGCCGGGCCGCAAGCCGGTCACCACCCGAATCCTCCTGCCGGGGGAACGGGAACGGGCGTACGCGTTCATCGCCGGACAGCTGCGCCGGGGTCGCCAGGCGTTCGTCATCTGCCCGCGGATCGAAGAGGGCGAGACCGGCGAGGCGGCGGCCGCGGTGGAGGAGCACAAACGCCTGCAGGAAAGCGTCTTCCCGGAATGGAAGCTCGGGCTGCTACACGGTCGGATGCGGAGCGACGATAAGGACGAGGTCATGCGCCGTTTCCGGTTCGGCGAACTGCACATCCTCGTTTCCACCTCGGTGGTGGAAGTCGGGGTCGACATCCCCAACGCCAGCGTGATGATGGTGGAAGGCGCCAACCGCTTCGGGCTGGCCCAGCTGCACCAGTTCCGCGGGCGGGTCGGCCGCAGCCGGCACGCCTCTTATTGCATCCTGGTGGCCGACAGCGAGGACCAGACGGAAAACGAACGGCTGCGGGCGATGGAGGAAACCCAGGACGGATTCGCCCTGGCCGAACGGGATCTGGAACAGCGCGGGCCCGGCGAATTCTTCGGCACCCGGCAATCCGGGTTTGCCGACGTGGATATGGCGCGCCTGCTCGACGTGCGCCTGATCGAACGGGCGCGTGACGCCGCGCAGAAAATTTTCGCGCAGGATCCCGACCTGCAGTCGCCCGAGCACCGCCTGATGGCCGAGCGGCTGGCCGCTCGCTGGAAACCGGATTCGGGGGAAATCTCCTAA
- a CDS encoding DegV family protein: MTETIGFVTDSTSDVPPDDAERFGVEIVPAMIMFGGKSYRDGVDISRSELYRKMTAQRILPTTSTPSVNAFEEAFEKVLSRGVQKILSIHLASSLSGIFNSASIAARRFPGRVEVMETGQVSLGTGFQILAAAEAAAGGAPLDALRKTILEARKRARLVALIESLTHLSHSGRLPALVAGIGDFLQIKLLISLYEGTVSRVAQVRTQTRGLAALVEQVRSWGPVERLAIAHANARQLADGLIPQLAGSIQGLGRVLKETTRVIEVTPAIGVHIGPGAVGVIAIQSPAGS, from the coding sequence ATGACAGAAACCATCGGATTTGTAACCGACAGCACCAGCGACGTCCCCCCGGACGACGCGGAACGGTTCGGAGTGGAAATCGTCCCGGCGATGATCATGTTCGGCGGGAAAAGCTACCGCGACGGGGTCGACATTTCGCGCTCGGAACTCTACCGCAAAATGACCGCCCAGCGGATTTTGCCCACCACCTCGACCCCGTCGGTCAACGCATTCGAAGAGGCTTTCGAGAAGGTTCTTTCGCGCGGCGTGCAAAAGATCCTCTCCATCCATCTGGCCTCGAGCCTGAGCGGGATTTTCAACTCGGCCTCGATCGCCGCCCGGCGGTTTCCCGGCCGGGTGGAAGTGATGGAAACCGGCCAGGTATCGTTGGGCACCGGATTTCAGATCCTGGCGGCGGCCGAAGCCGCCGCGGGCGGCGCCCCGCTCGACGCCCTGCGGAAAACCATCCTCGAAGCCAGAAAGCGGGCCCGCCTCGTGGCGCTTATCGAAAGCCTCACGCACCTGTCTCACAGCGGCCGGCTGCCCGCCCTCGTCGCGGGAATCGGCGACTTTCTGCAGATCAAACTGCTGATCTCGCTGTACGAGGGGACGGTCAGCCGCGTGGCTCAGGTCCGGACCCAGACACGCGGCCTCGCTGCGCTCGTCGAACAAGTCCGTTCCTGGGGGCCGGTCGAACGCCTGGCGATCGCCCACGCCAACGCTCGCCAATTGGCGGACGGGCTGATTCCGCAGCTGGCCGGGAGCATTCAAGGACTCGGGCGGGTGCTCAAGGAAACAACCCGCGTGATCGAGGTTACGCCGGCGATCGGGGTGCACATCGGTCCGGGTGCGGTCGGCGTGATCGCCATCCAATCCCCGGCCGGATCCTGA
- a CDS encoding LysM peptidoglycan-binding domain-containing protein: MKTTADKFPSAIVGQGQAAIPGTINPSPFLPATEFTAAPTAMFATPTLDPTRPSSLPTLGPGTYVVQPGDTIASIAEKFGVTEEAIIALNGLTNPDALQVGQTLAIPVPESEKPGPNFKIIPDSELVFGPAADGFDPVEFLKGGNGYLHRYLEVVERKERSGPEIVAFVAEHYSVNPRLLLSVLEYTARWISNPYPSAGEATYPFVVETGREGLYRQLAWAADQLNQGYYDWKAGGSDYWVLEDDSVVRIGSGINAGTAGVQYLMSRIYGKQAWQAAVGEGGVFSTFQAMFGYPFLWSLEPVVPAGLVQPMLMLPFEDDVVWYFTGGPHGGWDSGSAWAALDFAPSDIVSGCVQSEAWVVASSPGLVVRSEEGAVVLDLDFDGNEHTGWTIFYMHIESRDRVPVGKRVLLADRLGHPSCEGGYSNGTHVHIARRFNGEWIAADGPIPFVLSGWTAIATGVEYDGYLTKGDRTIEACDCGIPENEIWR; the protein is encoded by the coding sequence TTGAAAACGACTGCCGACAAATTTCCATCCGCGATCGTCGGGCAAGGGCAAGCCGCGATCCCAGGGACGATAAACCCCAGTCCGTTTCTCCCCGCGACGGAATTCACCGCCGCTCCGACCGCCATGTTCGCCACCCCCACGCTGGATCCGACCCGCCCTTCCTCGCTTCCGACGCTCGGACCGGGCACCTATGTTGTCCAACCGGGCGACACCATCGCTTCCATTGCAGAAAAGTTCGGGGTCACGGAAGAGGCGATCATCGCCCTCAACGGCTTGACGAATCCGGACGCGCTGCAAGTCGGACAAACCCTCGCCATCCCGGTCCCGGAATCCGAGAAGCCCGGACCGAATTTTAAAATCATTCCGGATTCGGAATTGGTGTTCGGGCCGGCCGCCGACGGATTTGATCCCGTGGAATTTCTCAAGGGGGGCAACGGCTACCTGCATCGCTACCTCGAGGTCGTCGAACGGAAAGAACGGAGTGGTCCGGAGATCGTCGCCTTCGTTGCGGAACACTACTCCGTCAATCCGCGATTGCTGCTATCGGTGCTGGAGTACACCGCGCGGTGGATCAGCAATCCGTACCCTTCGGCGGGCGAAGCGACCTATCCGTTCGTCGTCGAGACCGGCCGCGAGGGCTTGTACCGCCAGCTGGCGTGGGCCGCCGACCAACTTAATCAGGGCTACTATGATTGGAAGGCCGGAGGGTCGGATTATTGGGTTCTGGAGGACGACAGCGTGGTCCGGATCGGTTCCGGGATTAATGCCGGCACGGCCGGCGTGCAATACCTGATGTCGCGGATCTATGGAAAGCAAGCCTGGCAAGCGGCGGTGGGCGAGGGGGGGGTGTTTTCCACCTTCCAAGCGATGTTCGGCTATCCGTTTCTTTGGTCGCTGGAGCCGGTCGTCCCCGCAGGCTTGGTCCAGCCGATGTTGATGCTGCCTTTTGAAGACGATGTGGTATGGTATTTCACCGGCGGACCGCACGGCGGATGGGACAGCGGATCGGCGTGGGCGGCGTTGGATTTCGCGCCGTCGGACATCGTCAGCGGATGCGTGCAATCGGAAGCTTGGGTTGTGGCGTCCTCCCCCGGATTGGTGGTCCGCAGCGAGGAAGGAGCCGTGGTCCTGGATCTGGATTTCGACGGCAACGAGCACACCGGCTGGACCATCTTCTACATGCACATCGAAAGCCGCGACCGTGTCCCGGTCGGGAAGCGGGTCCTTCTGGCCGACCGGCTGGGACATCCTTCCTGTGAAGGGGGGTACTCGAACGGAACGCACGTCCACATCGCCCGGCGCTTCAACGGCGAATGGATCGCGGCCGACGGTCCGATCCCGTTTGTCCTCAGCGGCTGGACCGCAATTGCAACCGGAGTCGAATACGACGGGTATCTCACCAAGGGCGACCGGACCATCGAAGCCTGCGATTGCGGAATTCCGGAGAATGAAATCTGGCGATGA
- the rpmB gene encoding 50S ribosomal protein L28 yields MAKCEKCGKAVTFGHNRSFSKRATRRSYRPNLQKVAVWSGKRKQTMVLCARCLRSSVKVK; encoded by the coding sequence ATGGCAAAATGTGAAAAGTGCGGCAAGGCGGTCACCTTCGGCCACAACCGCTCGTTCTCGAAACGGGCGACGAGACGATCCTACCGCCCCAACCTCCAGAAGGTAGCCGTTTGGAGCGGCAAGCGCAAGCAGACCATGGTGCTGTGCGCCAGATGCCTGCGCTCGTCCGTCAAAGTGAAGTAG
- a CDS encoding DegV family protein, which produces MRIHIVTDSASAFPNPETARRPDVTVLPLTIHIGTHSFLDDQNGDTLEKIRPLLVNRDPLPVVASPSVEAFLCTFQSISRHTRNILCLLSSSRLCRAVRNAKAAAESFAGRLNIIVVDSQTTSAGIGFLIGETLRIADRGASLEEAVRQLRYLVPRMYAVFFIEDLAYLQHTGRISRAQVMLGDLLGIKPFLSLEEGGLVPLEKVQTPEQAVEKLVEFVGEFTHLHRLALVYNANDNQHHGRLLYQRVREVFPACPVSTMPMGASVASIFGPRSSGIIVFDLPSGTRGSAQ; this is translated from the coding sequence ATGCGGATCCACATCGTCACCGACAGCGCCTCGGCGTTTCCAAATCCGGAGACCGCCCGGCGGCCTGACGTAACGGTCCTGCCCCTGACGATCCACATCGGCACGCACTCCTTTCTGGACGACCAAAACGGCGACACGCTGGAGAAAATCCGCCCTCTGCTGGTGAACCGCGACCCGCTGCCGGTCGTCGCCTCGCCGAGCGTGGAAGCCTTCCTCTGCACATTTCAAAGCATCTCCCGCCACACCCGCAACATTCTCTGCCTGTTGAGTTCCAGCCGCCTGTGCCGGGCGGTGCGGAACGCCAAAGCCGCCGCTGAATCCTTCGCCGGACGGCTGAACATTATCGTGGTGGATTCACAAACCACATCCGCCGGAATCGGCTTCCTGATCGGGGAGACCCTGCGGATCGCCGACCGGGGCGCCTCGCTGGAGGAGGCGGTCCGCCAGCTGCGCTACCTCGTCCCGCGGATGTACGCCGTGTTCTTCATTGAGGACCTGGCCTACCTGCAGCACACCGGCCGGATCAGCCGGGCGCAGGTGATGCTGGGCGATCTTCTGGGGATCAAGCCGTTTCTCTCCTTGGAAGAGGGGGGCTTGGTCCCGCTTGAGAAAGTCCAAACGCCGGAGCAGGCCGTGGAAAAGCTGGTGGAATTCGTCGGCGAGTTCACCCACCTGCACCGTCTGGCCTTGGTATACAATGCCAACGACAACCAGCATCACGGACGGCTCCTGTATCAGCGGGTGCGGGAGGTTTTCCCCGCCTGCCCGGTCTCCACCATGCCCATGGGGGCTTCGGTCGCCTCGATCTTCGGCCCGCGCTCCTCCGGCATCATCGTATTCGACCTGCCTTCCGGAACGCGCGGCTCGGCCCAATAG
- the coaD gene encoding pantetheine-phosphate adenylyltransferase has translation MVRAIFPGTFDPIHYGHIDIAQRAARLFQEVVIAVYNRPLKNLLFSPEERIELAKQTFEGRPQFKVIGYQSLTVALCQKIDAQVIVRGLRVFSDFEHEFRMALANHRLAPEIEVVALITSEEHSFLSSSTVREIASLGGDIASMVPRHVAEAVVRRFKELGEDGPRMMPITSLRD, from the coding sequence ATGGTGCGAGCCATTTTTCCGGGAACGTTCGACCCGATCCACTACGGACACATCGACATCGCCCAGCGGGCGGCCCGGCTGTTCCAAGAAGTGGTGATCGCCGTCTACAACCGTCCGCTCAAGAACCTGCTCTTCAGCCCCGAGGAGCGGATCGAACTGGCCAAGCAGACGTTCGAGGGGCGGCCGCAATTCAAGGTGATCGGCTATCAAAGCCTGACCGTCGCGCTGTGCCAAAAAATCGACGCCCAGGTGATCGTCCGCGGCCTGCGCGTGTTTTCCGACTTCGAGCACGAGTTCCGCATGGCGTTGGCCAACCACCGCCTGGCGCCCGAAATCGAAGTGGTGGCCCTGATCACCAGCGAGGAGCACTCGTTCTTGTCGTCCTCCACCGTGCGCGAGATCGCCTCGTTGGGCGGCGACATCGCCAGCATGGTTCCCCGGCACGTGGCGGAGGCGGTGGTGCGCAGATTCAAGGAGCTCGGCGAGGACGGTCCGCGGATGATGCCGATCACCTCATTGCGGGATTAG
- a CDS encoding TetR/AcrR family transcriptional regulator produces MEKKKTKYHHSDLRKKLIDEATRIIAEKGAGALTLRDLARRCGVSRTAPYRHFPDKSELLAAVAEVGFLELSAAIKKVRVEKSGDPVRAIEACLLAYVDFAEKQPAQYRLMFGRQIRSLIENPGLAASSSAAFEELVSVIRMGQEGGCLGQERTVELAYLLWSKAHGLSMLLIDGLIAQVGDVRRFIRFACRSFLVGIPEAWSEYGGPESATESRP; encoded by the coding sequence ATGGAGAAGAAGAAAACAAAATATCATCACAGCGATTTGCGGAAAAAATTGATCGACGAGGCGACCCGGATCATCGCCGAAAAGGGGGCGGGCGCGCTCACCTTGCGGGATCTGGCCCGGCGTTGCGGCGTCTCTCGGACGGCACCCTACCGCCATTTTCCCGATAAGTCGGAGCTCCTGGCGGCGGTGGCCGAGGTCGGATTCCTCGAGCTATCCGCCGCCATTAAAAAGGTGCGCGTTGAAAAAAGCGGCGATCCCGTCCGGGCGATTGAGGCATGCCTGCTCGCCTACGTGGATTTTGCCGAGAAGCAACCCGCCCAATACAGGCTCATGTTCGGCCGACAAATTAGAAGCCTAATCGAGAATCCCGGGCTGGCGGCTTCCTCGAGCGCGGCCTTTGAGGAGTTGGTGTCCGTGATCCGGATGGGACAGGAGGGGGGCTGTCTGGGACAAGAACGGACGGTCGAATTGGCATACCTCCTGTGGTCGAAAGCGCATGGCCTTTCGATGTTGCTGATCGACGGGTTGATCGCGCAGGTCGGCGACGTCCGCCGATTCATCCGGTTCGCTTGCCGGTCGTTCTTGGTTGGAATTCCGGAGGCATGGTCGGAATACGGCGGCCCAGAATCCGCCACAGAGAGCCGGCCATAA
- a CDS encoding DAK2 domain-containing protein gives MTSPPQAPEPSQSPSVNATIPAIDGQLLKQLVFAGLTWLNTNQQTINALNVYPVPDGDTGTNMSLTMQAAFQEVANSDSSSAGQVAHSIAHGALMGARGNSGVILSQIWRGIARSVDAKPLIDPAAFAHAWQEARETAYKGVVRPVEGTILTVATDIALAAEEARSAGCAFPELLSRIVSAADRSVQRTPEMLPVLRQAGVVDAGGKGLFFLLEGMLRYFEGKPLDKPLMTVAPLNALDLSRAEEFVEEGQDFEVVVDFTPASPLNLEQFYKHLEQMGTSIQVGQGDDLYRMHIHVPSENRYAPIDYILEIGTVTKVAIENLQEQTGLHRKKPDEEIAFRKVQAEQIAAVAVSPGIGLTKVFASLGVSAVVPGGQTMNPSTQEILAAFADLPAEKIVILPNNKNILMAAQQTAHLTDKQIAVIPTRSIPQGIAAMLAFQNDGSLDGVRQAMANAIDGIESGELTLATRSVEMNGIRVAEGQFIGLRNGHLVSTGNSLEDTLMDLLFKMGAESRELVTLYWGERLTPQAANQLADKIRATFPAQQVESYEGGQPHYFFILSVE, from the coding sequence ATGACTTCCCCCCCACAAGCGCCGGAACCATCCCAATCCCCTTCTGTGAACGCCACGATTCCCGCCATCGACGGGCAGCTGCTAAAGCAGCTCGTCTTTGCCGGTCTGACGTGGTTGAACACCAACCAGCAGACGATCAACGCCCTAAACGTGTATCCGGTGCCGGACGGCGACACCGGGACGAACATGTCCCTCACCATGCAGGCGGCGTTCCAGGAGGTGGCCAACAGCGATTCCTCCAGCGCCGGCCAGGTGGCGCACAGCATTGCGCACGGAGCGCTGATGGGAGCCCGCGGCAATTCCGGCGTGATTCTTTCCCAGATCTGGCGCGGGATCGCCCGCAGCGTGGATGCCAAGCCGCTGATCGATCCGGCGGCGTTCGCCCACGCCTGGCAGGAGGCCCGCGAGACGGCCTACAAGGGCGTCGTTCGTCCGGTGGAGGGCACGATCCTCACCGTCGCCACCGACATCGCCCTGGCCGCTGAGGAAGCCCGTTCCGCGGGATGCGCGTTCCCGGAACTGCTCTCCCGCATCGTGTCGGCCGCCGACCGCTCGGTGCAGCGCACGCCGGAGATGCTGCCCGTCCTGCGTCAGGCCGGCGTGGTCGACGCGGGAGGCAAGGGTTTGTTCTTCCTGCTGGAGGGCATGCTCCGGTATTTTGAGGGCAAGCCCCTCGACAAGCCGCTGATGACCGTCGCCCCCCTAAACGCCCTCGACCTCAGCCGGGCCGAGGAGTTCGTCGAGGAGGGGCAGGATTTCGAAGTCGTCGTGGATTTCACCCCCGCCTCCCCGTTGAATCTGGAGCAGTTCTACAAGCATTTGGAGCAGATGGGCACGTCGATCCAAGTCGGCCAGGGCGACGACTTGTACCGCATGCACATCCATGTGCCGTCCGAGAATCGCTACGCACCGATCGACTATATTCTCGAGATCGGCACCGTCACGAAAGTGGCGATCGAAAACCTGCAAGAGCAAACCGGCCTGCACCGCAAAAAGCCGGATGAGGAAATCGCGTTCCGCAAGGTCCAGGCCGAGCAGATCGCGGCGGTCGCCGTTTCGCCGGGAATCGGTCTGACCAAGGTGTTCGCCAGCCTGGGGGTTTCCGCGGTCGTCCCGGGCGGCCAGACGATGAATCCCAGCACCCAGGAGATCCTCGCCGCCTTCGCCGATCTGCCGGCCGAAAAGATCGTCATCCTCCCCAACAACAAGAACATCCTGATGGCCGCCCAGCAGACAGCCCACCTGACCGACAAGCAGATCGCCGTCATTCCCACCCGCAGCATCCCCCAAGGGATCGCCGCCATGCTCGCCTTCCAAAACGACGGCAGCCTTGACGGCGTCCGGCAGGCGATGGCCAACGCCATCGACGGGATCGAAAGTGGAGAATTAACCCTGGCCACCCGCTCCGTCGAGATGAACGGGATTCGGGTGGCGGAAGGACAGTTCATCGGCCTGCGCAACGGACATCTGGTGTCGACCGGGAATTCGCTGGAAGACACGCTGATGGATCTCCTTTTTAAAATGGGAGCCGAATCCCGCGAATTGGTGACTCTGTATTGGGGAGAGCGGCTCACGCCGCAAGCGGCGAACCAGTTGGCGGATAAAATCCGGGCCACCTTCCCCGCCCAGCAGGTGGAGAGTTACGAGGGCGGACAGCCGCATTATTTCTTTATCCTGTCGGTCGAATAA
- a CDS encoding Asp23/Gls24 family envelope stress response protein, protein MNRMKKDAEISLGDVRISLHAVSALASQAALRSYGVVGMAARGWFSSWIHPTAKDPSQGVEVHVLDDGISLDVYVILEYGTRISTVADSVAHAVCYTVENNFRLPVETVNVHVQGLRVSNPD, encoded by the coding sequence ATGAACCGAATGAAAAAGGACGCCGAAATCTCCCTGGGCGACGTCCGCATCTCCCTCCATGCCGTCTCCGCGCTGGCCAGTCAGGCCGCGCTGCGGTCGTACGGCGTGGTCGGGATGGCCGCCCGCGGCTGGTTCTCCTCCTGGATCCATCCCACCGCCAAGGATCCCAGCCAGGGCGTGGAAGTCCATGTGCTGGACGACGGCATCAGCCTGGACGTGTACGTCATTTTGGAGTACGGAACCCGGATCTCCACCGTAGCGGACAGCGTCGCCCATGCCGTATGCTATACCGTGGAAAACAATTTCCGCCTGCCCGTGGAAACCGTCAATGTGCATGTCCAGGGCTTGCGCGTGAGCAACCCGGATTGA